In Desulfobulbus oralis, one DNA window encodes the following:
- a CDS encoding substrate-binding domain-containing protein, protein MKQLFAVFALFVLIGVAACGEDRQPPAEQEKDTKAAAATPVPAAQGEKAIIVISKSYQNQFYQAAFKGAEKAAADLGVRLTTNGPDAESNVSQQVEQVAAAINQKPDAIVLAACDPKSLEEALGKAKAAGIPVIGFDSGVPGDPTGAVLATATTDNEAAGGNVAKKLAAAPSFQEKVLQATEQKPVVIGALAQDATSGSISNRITGFVNTLKDELERLNGLQGAVSISGQQKWHVPATAPVKVKIVVTVPPTTSQADIQSAAKSIFMTDNLVALFAANQDAVNGVISATNDATDLDRTRGKYRDVLVVGFDAGKSQKDAIKNGQFFGSVAQDSYQMGYQAVKLAVAATNKQPVADVDTGSRWYNKDNIEAEDIAILLYD, encoded by the coding sequence ATGAAACAACTGTTTGCCGTCTTTGCGCTCTTTGTCCTGATCGGGGTCGCCGCCTGCGGCGAAGACAGGCAGCCGCCAGCCGAACAGGAAAAAGACACCAAGGCTGCCGCGGCGACCCCGGTGCCGGCGGCCCAGGGCGAGAAAGCCATTATCGTCATATCCAAAAGCTACCAGAACCAGTTCTATCAGGCGGCCTTCAAGGGCGCGGAGAAGGCGGCCGCCGATCTGGGTGTGCGCCTCACCACCAATGGGCCTGACGCGGAGAGCAATGTGAGCCAGCAGGTCGAACAGGTTGCCGCGGCCATCAACCAGAAGCCGGATGCGATCGTGCTGGCCGCCTGCGATCCCAAATCCCTGGAAGAGGCGCTCGGCAAGGCCAAAGCCGCTGGCATTCCGGTTATCGGCTTTGACTCCGGCGTCCCCGGCGATCCCACGGGTGCGGTTCTGGCCACGGCGACCACGGACAACGAGGCTGCCGGCGGCAACGTGGCCAAGAAGCTGGCGGCCGCCCCCAGCTTCCAGGAAAAAGTCTTGCAGGCAACGGAGCAAAAGCCTGTGGTCATCGGCGCGCTGGCGCAGGATGCCACCTCCGGCTCAATCTCCAACCGCATTACCGGTTTTGTCAACACCCTCAAAGACGAGTTGGAGCGGCTCAATGGCCTCCAGGGTGCAGTGTCGATTTCCGGACAGCAGAAATGGCATGTGCCGGCCACAGCCCCTGTCAAGGTCAAGATAGTGGTGACTGTACCGCCGACTACGAGTCAGGCCGACATCCAGTCCGCAGCGAAATCGATCTTTATGACGGACAACCTCGTCGCCCTGTTTGCCGCCAACCAGGATGCGGTCAACGGTGTCATCAGCGCCACCAATGACGCCACCGACCTCGACCGGACAAGGGGCAAGTACAGGGATGTGCTGGTAGTGGGCTTCGATGCCGGCAAGTCGCAGAAAGACGCGATCAAAAACGGCCAGTTCTTCGGCTCGGTCGCCCAGGATTCCTACCAGATGGGATATCAGGCGGTTAAACTGGCGGTGGCCGCCACCAACAAGCAGCCCGTCGCCGATGTGGATACGGGCTCTCGTTGGTACAACAAGGACAATATCGAGGCCGAGGACATCGCCATCCTGCTGTACGACTGA
- the rsmB gene encoding 16S rRNA (cytosine(967)-C(5))-methyltransferase RsmB: MANPAQENARTAAVDTLTRWALQPAPIDRLFDSRAGRLAPADRRLARAIVYGVLRHQEVLDAALTEFSTHPLAKMTPQLRMTLRVGLFQLAFLSRIPASAAVNSTVNTAKRGRHPPWLVGFVNGVLRRAAAEREQLGRFFVDENGRPRCNHPEWLCTRWQAQFGEAAMRSICALNNQEPPLSLRVNTCKIGRADFLALLKKSGIRASPGRYSPVALVVEGYPGPLQTLSGYEAGFFQVQDEGAQLIAPLLSGFSTPVRVLDACAGLGGKTGHLAELLPAGSRIVALEPDRFRFRTLLENLSRLGHATGPGRRVEPLAGRLEGFARAQGRDQGEKFDAILVDAPCSGTGVIRRQPDIRWIRRPEDLPRYASGQIELLRQAVPLLRPGGLLVYATCSLEPEENMQVISRFLAEHSAFTPEPASLRLPETARKLVRAGGAFASRPTDGCDGFFACCLRRAL, translated from the coding sequence ATGGCCAACCCTGCCCAGGAAAATGCCCGCACCGCGGCGGTGGACACGCTCACCCGGTGGGCCTTGCAGCCTGCGCCCATCGACCGGCTTTTCGACAGCCGGGCCGGGCGGCTGGCACCGGCTGACCGCAGGCTGGCCCGGGCGATCGTCTACGGCGTGCTCCGGCACCAGGAAGTCCTGGATGCGGCCCTGACCGAATTTTCGACTCACCCCCTGGCCAAAATGACACCCCAGCTCCGCATGACGCTGCGGGTGGGCCTCTTCCAGCTTGCCTTCCTCTCCCGTATCCCTGCCTCGGCTGCGGTGAACAGCACGGTCAACACCGCGAAGCGCGGCAGGCATCCGCCCTGGCTGGTGGGTTTTGTGAACGGGGTTTTGCGGCGGGCCGCGGCGGAGCGGGAACAACTGGGCCGCTTTTTTGTGGATGAGAACGGCCGGCCGCGCTGCAATCACCCGGAATGGCTGTGCACGCGCTGGCAGGCGCAGTTCGGCGAGGCGGCCATGCGCTCCATCTGCGCGCTCAACAATCAGGAGCCGCCGCTCAGCCTGCGCGTCAACACCTGCAAGATCGGCCGGGCCGATTTTCTGGCCCTGCTGAAGAAGAGCGGCATCCGGGCCAGTCCCGGCCGCTATTCACCAGTTGCCCTGGTGGTTGAGGGCTATCCCGGTCCGCTGCAGACCCTGTCCGGCTACGAGGCCGGTTTCTTTCAGGTGCAGGACGAGGGGGCGCAGTTGATTGCCCCGCTTTTGTCCGGTTTTTCCACTCCGGTGCGGGTGCTGGACGCCTGTGCGGGGCTGGGCGGCAAGACCGGGCATCTGGCGGAGCTGCTGCCTGCGGGCAGCCGGATTGTGGCCCTGGAGCCGGACCGCTTCCGCTTCCGCACCCTGCTGGAAAATCTCAGCCGGCTGGGCCATGCCACTGGCCCCGGCCGCAGGGTCGAGCCGCTGGCCGGCCGCCTGGAGGGCTTTGCCAGGGCACAGGGCCGGGATCAGGGCGAAAAATTCGACGCCATCCTGGTGGACGCACCCTGCTCAGGGACCGGCGTGATCCGCCGCCAGCCGGACATTCGCTGGATCAGGCGTCCGGAGGATCTGCCCCGCTACGCCTCCGGGCAGATCGAACTGTTGCGGCAGGCCGTTCCCCTGCTCCGGCCGGGGGGGCTTCTGGTCTATGCCACCTGCTCTCTGGAGCCGGAAGAAAACATGCAGGTGATCAGCCGTTTTCTCGCCGAACATTCGGCCTTTACCCCCGAACCGGCCAGCCTGCGGCTGCCGGAAACGGCCCGCAAGCTGGTCCGCGCAGGGGGCGCTTTCGCCTCCCGGCCCACGGACGGCTGCGACGGTTTTTTTGCCTGCTGCCTGCGGCGTGCCTTGTAG
- a CDS encoding sugar ABC transporter ATP-binding protein produces the protein MDESIMLQMEHIDKRFPGVHALNDCEFSLRKGEVHALIGENGAGKSTLVKIMTGIYTEYDGDYYFDGKKVHFNSIKDAQAAGVFVVHQELNIMNELTVAQNLFIGRESKGFFCSDRTINRKTEALIREFDIGVRPTDKLSTLTIGKAQMVEIARAMSFDSTKVLILDEPTAALSQGEVEELFKKIQQLKDKGVSIVFISHRLGEIMRIADRVTVMRDGAYIDTLDIGACTVDDIIRLMVGREIIEQPKQKSNVDAQAPVILEAQGLRATGVHDVSFQLKKGEILGFAGLVGAGRTEVMRLLCGADRCRAGTIRIKGRDCTMKHPHDGVEHGVGYLSEDRKRYGLVLGLSVNTNTMLASYDKVSDHGLIRGRDCERHTNEYVRALRIKTPSIQQMVKNLSGGNQQKVVVGKWLFRDVDILIFDEPTRGIDVGARAEIYQLMDELVQEGKAIIMVSSDLTEILKMSDRIIVMCEGRITADLDIQDADQERIMMFATKRKEEVPQ, from the coding sequence ATGGACGAGAGCATCATGCTGCAAATGGAGCATATCGACAAAAGATTCCCGGGAGTGCATGCGCTCAACGACTGCGAATTTTCCCTGCGCAAGGGGGAGGTGCACGCGCTCATAGGAGAAAACGGGGCGGGCAAATCGACTCTGGTCAAAATCATGACCGGCATCTATACCGAATACGACGGCGATTACTACTTCGACGGGAAAAAAGTCCACTTCAACAGCATAAAAGATGCGCAGGCCGCAGGGGTTTTCGTCGTGCATCAGGAACTGAACATAATGAACGAGCTCACCGTGGCGCAAAACCTCTTTATCGGCCGGGAATCCAAAGGATTTTTCTGCTCCGACCGCACGATCAACCGGAAAACGGAGGCCCTGATCCGTGAATTCGATATCGGCGTGCGGCCGACGGACAAGCTCTCCACCCTGACCATCGGCAAGGCGCAGATGGTGGAAATCGCACGCGCCATGTCGTTTGACAGCACCAAGGTGCTCATCCTCGACGAACCCACTGCCGCCCTGTCCCAGGGGGAGGTGGAGGAGCTCTTCAAGAAGATCCAGCAGCTCAAGGACAAAGGCGTCTCCATCGTCTTCATCTCCCACCGGCTCGGCGAGATCATGCGTATTGCCGACCGGGTCACGGTGATGCGGGACGGGGCCTACATCGACACCCTCGATATCGGCGCCTGCACGGTGGACGATATCATCAGGCTGATGGTGGGCCGGGAGATCATCGAGCAACCAAAACAAAAGAGCAATGTCGATGCGCAGGCCCCGGTGATCCTGGAGGCGCAGGGGCTACGGGCCACCGGCGTCCACGATGTGAGCTTTCAGTTGAAAAAAGGCGAGATCCTCGGATTCGCCGGGCTGGTCGGTGCCGGCAGAACCGAGGTCATGCGCCTGCTCTGCGGCGCCGATCGTTGCCGTGCCGGCACGATACGAATCAAGGGCCGGGACTGCACCATGAAACACCCCCACGACGGGGTGGAGCATGGCGTAGGCTATCTCTCCGAAGACAGGAAACGCTACGGCCTTGTGCTGGGTCTGTCCGTGAACACCAACACCATGCTCGCCTCCTACGACAAGGTGAGCGACCACGGCCTCATCCGGGGCAGGGACTGTGAGCGGCACACCAATGAATACGTGCGCGCACTGCGCATCAAGACGCCGAGCATCCAGCAGATGGTGAAAAATCTCTCGGGCGGCAACCAGCAGAAGGTGGTGGTGGGCAAGTGGCTGTTTCGGGACGTGGATATTCTGATCTTCGACGAACCGACCAGGGGCATCGACGTGGGGGCGCGCGCCGAGATCTACCAGCTCATGGACGAACTGGTGCAGGAAGGCAAGGCCATCATCATGGTCTCCTCGGATCTGACCGAAATTCTCAAGATGAGCGACAGAATCATCGTCATGTGCGAAGGCAGGATCACCGCCGATCTGGACATCCAGGACGCCGACCAGGAACGTATAATGATGTTTGCCACAAAGCGTAAGGAGGAGGTACCGCAATGA
- a CDS encoding DUF6657 family protein: MSEIKSTMELVLERAARLGRATDEEMHVDALLHRGRQLGAEFLDHAEEKPESLAGHLTKAPEAERGTLRRGMLATMLHNLFLPRDESGKKRVERALAGLLALHGGARQAAALCAQLAQLASRYEEHRKQIQEQLKEQLRMQLQQSLAQERGIKVDASKIDPALDPRFAQEWGRIEAELNSQYGQALEQCRSQLFALSGV; this comes from the coding sequence ATGTCTGAAATCAAATCCACCATGGAATTGGTGCTGGAACGCGCCGCCCGCCTGGGCAGGGCCACGGATGAGGAAATGCACGTGGATGCCCTTCTGCACAGGGGCCGGCAACTGGGTGCGGAGTTTCTGGATCATGCAGAGGAGAAGCCAGAGTCGCTGGCCGGGCACTTGACCAAGGCGCCGGAAGCCGAACGCGGCACACTCAGGCGCGGGATGCTGGCCACCATGCTGCACAACCTCTTTCTGCCCCGGGACGAGAGCGGCAAAAAGCGGGTGGAGCGCGCCCTGGCCGGCCTTTTGGCCCTGCACGGCGGAGCCCGGCAGGCGGCTGCCCTGTGCGCCCAGTTGGCGCAGTTGGCCAGCCGTTATGAAGAACACCGGAAGCAGATTCAGGAGCAGTTGAAGGAACAGCTCAGGATGCAGTTGCAGCAGAGCCTGGCGCAGGAGCGGGGCATCAAGGTCGACGCCTCGAAGATCGACCCCGCGCTGGACCCGCGTTTTGCCCAGGAATGGGGCCGTATCGAGGCTGAACTGAACAGCCAGTACGGTCAGGCCCTCGAACAGTGTCGTTCGCAACTCTTTGCTCTCTCCGGAGTCTGA
- a CDS encoding shikimate kinase, translated as MHSKKGNITLIGMPGAGKSTIGVILAKNLSLAFLDTDVLIQLRRQCPLQRLLEQYGHLGLRRIEEEEICQLDVSRHVIATGGSAAYSDRAMRHLQAVSHIVFLQASFPELLRRIHNFDSRGIAKAPNQSFQELFAERQPLYQRYADLTIPCDQRSQDEIAEDIAARLD; from the coding sequence ATGCACAGCAAAAAAGGCAATATTACGCTGATCGGCATGCCAGGCGCCGGCAAAAGCACCATTGGCGTCATTCTGGCGAAAAATCTGTCCCTGGCCTTTCTCGATACCGACGTGCTGATTCAGTTGCGCCGTCAGTGCCCCCTGCAACGGCTTTTGGAGCAGTATGGCCATCTGGGGCTGCGCCGGATAGAGGAAGAAGAGATCTGCCAGTTGGACGTGAGCCGGCACGTGATTGCAACCGGCGGCAGCGCGGCCTACAGCGACCGCGCCATGCGGCATCTGCAGGCCGTGTCCCACATCGTCTTCCTGCAGGCAAGCTTTCCGGAGCTGCTGCGGCGCATCCACAACTTCGATTCGCGCGGCATTGCCAAGGCGCCGAACCAGAGCTTTCAGGAACTGTTTGCCGAGCGTCAGCCGCTCTACCAGCGCTACGCCGACCTCACCATCCCCTGTGACCAGCGCAGTCAGGACGAGATTGCCGAAGACATCGCGGCCAGACTGGACTGA
- a CDS encoding M24 family metallopeptidase: MAGRQAAIAHAALKRVQAELGERQLDALLVAQPENRRYLSGYSAEDNGIQESAGFLLIPESGRPRLLTDSRFTLQAEAEAPEYGIYMYRRGLVEALEELLPEMGIRQLGFEADYCLYALWLRLQALAKRLKLRLTATSGLVESLRVVKTPEELELVRAASALNDRVFQTAFAQVQTGMSERELARLIEGTMLDLGAERPSFDTIVAFGENAAKPHAVPGGRRLVAGETVLIDMGLVLDGYCSDMSRTFVLGEPDAQYLERHRLVRAAQKAGMAAIRAGVSGSEVDRAARQVLAAGGYGEAFGHGLGHGVGLAVHEAPRLSPSGRETLEAGMVVTVEPGLYLADWGGIRLENMVIVTEAGCELLNRDSTWLDL; the protein is encoded by the coding sequence ATGGCAGGCAGGCAGGCTGCGATCGCGCACGCGGCCCTGAAACGCGTGCAGGCAGAGCTGGGCGAACGTCAACTGGATGCGCTGCTGGTGGCGCAGCCGGAAAACCGGCGCTATCTGAGCGGCTACAGCGCAGAGGACAACGGCATCCAGGAAAGTGCCGGTTTTCTCCTGATTCCTGAAAGCGGCCGGCCCCGGCTGCTCACCGACTCCCGCTTTACCCTGCAGGCAGAGGCCGAAGCGCCGGAATACGGGATATACATGTACCGCCGCGGACTCGTGGAGGCGCTGGAGGAGTTGCTGCCAGAGATGGGTATACGGCAACTGGGCTTTGAGGCGGACTATTGCCTCTATGCGCTCTGGCTGCGCCTGCAGGCGCTGGCGAAGCGGCTGAAGCTGCGGCTCACGGCCACAAGTGGTCTGGTCGAGAGCCTGCGCGTGGTGAAAACTCCGGAAGAACTGGAGCTTGTGCGGGCTGCCAGCGCACTGAACGATCGGGTCTTCCAGACGGCCTTTGCCCAGGTGCAAACCGGCATGAGCGAGCGCGAGCTGGCCCGCCTGATCGAAGGCACTATGCTGGATCTGGGCGCGGAGCGGCCCAGTTTCGACACCATCGTGGCCTTTGGCGAAAACGCGGCCAAGCCCCATGCCGTGCCGGGCGGGCGGCGGCTCGTGGCCGGCGAAACCGTCCTGATCGACATGGGCCTGGTGCTGGACGGCTACTGTTCGGACATGTCCCGTACCTTTGTGCTGGGTGAGCCGGATGCGCAGTATCTCGAGCGCCACAGACTGGTGCGCGCGGCCCAGAAGGCCGGCATGGCCGCCATTCGTGCGGGGGTGAGCGGCAGCGAGGTCGATCGCGCGGCGCGGCAGGTGCTGGCAGCGGGGGGCTATGGCGAAGCCTTTGGGCATGGCCTGGGCCACGGCGTGGGTCTGGCCGTGCACGAGGCCCCGCGGCTCTCGCCTTCGGGCCGGGAAACACTCGAGGCCGGCATGGTGGTGACGGTTGAACCGGGGCTCTATCTGGCGGATTGGGGCGGCATCCGGCTGGAGAACATGGTGATCGTGACGGAGGCGGGCTGTGAACTGCTGAACAGGGACAGCACCTGGCTCGATCTGTAG
- a CDS encoding carbohydrate kinase family protein: MVLVLGESLFDVFPASNSRRFGGAPFNFACHLQRFGYPVTLVSRVGADSDGQEILDILGRYNFDLSFIQVDPLHATGQAIVSLDSQGVASYNFPENSAYDHLHLDDMPFPDAQPPELVYLGSLLQRSDAARAQVQRLLARLPRKTRIFYDVNLRAGCDRREIVEGTLRYAQVLKINDAELGWIGARFYPEASEQNCIAGLFDNFPAMRLIMVTRGEHGSHLFTRQGEEAHAPAHSITLADTVGAGDAFSAAAVIGLLKGWDIATINTRAAAFSAAICGIAGAIPADASFYRQQAFAHFRRLG; the protein is encoded by the coding sequence ATGGTACTTGTTCTTGGCGAATCTCTTTTCGATGTCTTCCCCGCCTCCAACTCCAGGCGTTTTGGCGGCGCACCCTTCAACTTTGCCTGTCACCTGCAGCGCTTCGGCTACCCGGTGACCCTGGTCTCCCGCGTGGGCGCCGATAGCGACGGGCAGGAGATCCTCGACATCCTGGGCCGCTACAATTTCGATCTTTCCTTCATCCAGGTCGACCCGCTCCATGCCACCGGTCAGGCGATCGTCTCCCTGGACAGCCAAGGCGTTGCCTCATACAACTTCCCTGAAAACAGCGCCTACGACCACCTGCATTTGGATGACATGCCGTTTCCGGATGCACAGCCACCCGAGCTCGTCTATCTGGGCAGCCTGCTGCAACGCAGCGATGCTGCGCGGGCCCAGGTGCAAAGGCTGCTGGCCAGACTTCCTCGGAAAACCCGCATATTCTACGATGTCAACCTGCGTGCGGGCTGCGACCGCAGGGAAATTGTCGAAGGCACACTGCGCTACGCCCAGGTGCTGAAGATCAACGATGCGGAGCTCGGCTGGATCGGGGCCCGTTTCTACCCCGAAGCGAGCGAGCAAAACTGCATTGCCGGGCTGTTTGACAATTTCCCCGCCATGCGCCTGATCATGGTCACCAGGGGAGAGCACGGCAGCCACCTCTTCACGCGCCAGGGAGAAGAGGCTCACGCCCCGGCGCACAGCATCACCCTGGCCGATACGGTGGGGGCGGGCGACGCCTTTTCCGCCGCCGCAGTCATCGGCCTGTTGAAGGGTTGGGACATTGCCACCATCAATACCCGTGCCGCGGCATTTTCCGCGGCAATATGCGGCATCGCCGGTGCGATTCCGGCAGACGCATCCTTTTACCGGCAGCAGGCCTTTGCGCATTTTCGCCGCCTTGGCTGA
- a CDS encoding ABC transporter permease, with translation MTSQSIKAYVMGEGLQKVLAISALVILYLFFSRFGTHFATMDTFVSILDSSYYLGFLAIGMTFVIITGGIDLSTGTVMVGSALVGGVAYNVWGFPIALALGMAVLTATLFGLFNGILIGKLGLPPFIATLGTQFISLGFCAVIAKVQTQTYPSLSSPDGWFKMAVYKAHGFPVGALWLVLFFVLAWILLNKTILGRYAYAMGSNEEAVELSGIKTANWKMLVYVVNGFFCGLAAVIYSATYSSITPQTGNGQEMYAIAACVIGGTSLAGGIGSLWGTILGVFVICVLKTGLLSMQLPVQWQQVLIGVVVLLAVLMDVIRTRRAKKV, from the coding sequence ATGACCAGCCAATCGATCAAGGCCTATGTCATGGGAGAAGGTTTGCAGAAGGTGCTGGCGATCTCCGCCCTCGTCATTCTCTACCTCTTCTTCAGCCGCTTCGGCACCCATTTCGCCACCATGGATACCTTTGTCAGTATCCTCGATTCCTCCTACTATCTGGGCTTCCTTGCCATCGGCATGACCTTTGTCATCATCACCGGCGGCATCGACCTCTCCACCGGCACGGTCATGGTGGGCTCGGCCCTGGTGGGCGGCGTCGCCTACAACGTCTGGGGCTTTCCCATCGCTCTCGCCCTGGGCATGGCGGTACTGACCGCAACGCTCTTTGGCCTCTTCAACGGCATTCTCATCGGCAAGCTGGGCCTGCCTCCCTTTATTGCCACCCTGGGCACCCAGTTCATTTCCCTTGGCTTCTGCGCGGTGATCGCCAAGGTGCAGACCCAAACCTACCCCAGCCTTTCCTCTCCGGATGGCTGGTTCAAGATGGCGGTCTACAAGGCCCACGGTTTCCCGGTGGGCGCACTCTGGCTGGTGCTGTTTTTTGTCCTGGCCTGGATCCTGCTCAACAAGACCATCCTGGGCCGCTACGCCTATGCCATGGGCAGCAACGAGGAGGCGGTGGAGCTCTCCGGCATCAAGACCGCCAACTGGAAGATGCTGGTGTATGTGGTCAACGGGTTTTTCTGCGGACTGGCCGCGGTCATCTACTCCGCGACCTACAGCAGCATCACGCCCCAGACCGGCAACGGGCAGGAGATGTACGCCATCGCCGCCTGCGTCATCGGCGGCACCTCCCTGGCCGGTGGTATCGGTTCCCTCTGGGGGACGATTCTGGGCGTCTTTGTCATCTGTGTGCTCAAAACAGGCCTTTTGTCCATGCAACTGCCGGTGCAGTGGCAGCAGGTCCTGATCGGTGTCGTCGTTTTGCTGGCGGTTCTGATGGATGTCATCAGGACACGGCGGGCAAAGAAAGTGTAA
- the surE gene encoding 5'/3'-nucleotidase SurE yields the protein MASPLILVTNDDGVYAPGIRALLDAMQSLGNAFVVAPERDNSAVSHALTMDRPLRVLELEKNIYTLDGTPTDCVALAVNKILPDRPDLIVSGINPGQNLGDDISYSGTVSAAIEGTMYGIPSLAFSLTGPPPYSFEVAAGVAWKLASMALIWRQPAGTLLNINIPPIAAADIKGIRFTRQGTRRYKDAIQETYDPWGRKHYWIGGGTVQWSEGEGTDDRAVHEGYVSVTPIQLDLTNVEGLAYLEREWMM from the coding sequence ATGGCTTCACCGCTTATTCTCGTGACCAATGACGACGGCGTGTATGCGCCGGGCATCCGCGCCCTGCTCGATGCCATGCAGAGCCTGGGCAACGCCTTTGTGGTCGCGCCGGAACGCGACAACTCCGCTGTCAGTCACGCCCTCACCATGGACCGGCCGCTGCGGGTGCTTGAGCTGGAGAAGAACATCTATACCCTGGACGGCACGCCGACCGACTGCGTGGCCCTGGCGGTCAACAAGATTCTGCCCGACCGGCCTGACCTGATCGTCTCCGGCATCAATCCGGGCCAGAATCTGGGCGATGACATCAGCTATTCCGGTACCGTGTCGGCAGCCATAGAAGGCACCATGTACGGCATTCCATCACTCGCCTTTTCGCTCACCGGCCCGCCGCCCTACAGCTTCGAGGTAGCCGCGGGCGTGGCCTGGAAACTGGCCTCCATGGCGCTCATCTGGCGGCAACCGGCGGGCACGCTGCTGAACATCAACATTCCGCCCATTGCCGCGGCGGACATCAAGGGCATCCGCTTTACCCGGCAGGGCACCCGGCGCTACAAAGATGCCATTCAGGAGACCTACGACCCCTGGGGCCGCAAGCACTACTGGATCGGCGGCGGTACGGTGCAGTGGTCGGAAGGCGAGGGCACCGACGACCGGGCGGTACATGAGGGCTATGTCTCGGTCACGCCCATCCAGCTCGACCTGACGAATGTTGAAGGTCTGGCCTATCTGGAAAGGGAATGGATGATGTAA
- a CDS encoding M48 family metallopeptidase, producing MLSVQLFFFLGVIFLLAGTSAPETPGLSASSSLAFGALICLVHLLASRRAFASAHSPGAWFRAERQAFALAFASFVALLYGLDLKYWLQPLTFFDKTEGLADLAGLALFFALLSLSWLAGRSRFQVFFGGALSPPAFVWQQTRQNLPLVLPWILIAVAVDVLRLLLPEALLSLVPAPWDEFLVFALFLAFLLILLPPLILRLWACRPIPEGPFRMRIAAFCAAQNFRAGLYFWPLMGGQALTAAILGLLPRLRYLLFTPALAETLGEAELQSVIAHEIGHVYHHHLLWYAAIFCGFSLTLAVLAPLAQSWIMASTLFPLMMRYLPLSPETLADAITAVPLLALVLLYFRFVFGFFLRNFERQADSHVFRALGTAGPLVSAFFVIARACGGRRERHNWHHFSLDERVAWLNRCESEPALVGAQHRRIRRALALYFLILACLCGLGLLADRESLAARAENQYTETVLQAAVQRSPEGCEPLLDLADFYAETGRESAALSGYEAALSRPEGQCGKALRVRLWNNLAWLLLSAETPGLRNRERALSLADRAAALAQNAPVLDTLATALWANERPDLALHILDRAARLDPQHVQHYDAQRKRFRGRWLANP from the coding sequence ATGCTTTCTGTCCAGCTCTTTTTTTTTCTCGGCGTGATCTTCCTGCTGGCTGGCACCTCTGCCCCCGAGACGCCAGGTTTGAGCGCTTCCTCGAGCCTCGCCTTTGGCGCTCTGATCTGCCTTGTGCATCTCCTGGCTTCGCGGCGGGCCTTTGCGTCGGCCCATTCGCCCGGTGCCTGGTTTCGGGCCGAGCGCCAGGCCTTTGCCCTGGCCTTTGCCAGCTTTGTCGCGCTGCTCTACGGTCTTGACCTGAAATACTGGTTGCAGCCGCTGACTTTTTTCGACAAAACCGAAGGCTTGGCCGATCTGGCCGGACTTGCGCTGTTTTTCGCACTTCTCTCCCTTTCCTGGCTGGCCGGAAGGTCACGCTTTCAGGTCTTTTTCGGCGGAGCTCTCAGCCCGCCTGCCTTTGTCTGGCAGCAGACCAGGCAAAATCTGCCGCTGGTTTTGCCCTGGATTCTGATCGCGGTGGCAGTCGATGTGCTGCGGCTCCTGTTGCCGGAGGCGCTCCTGAGCCTGGTGCCCGCGCCCTGGGACGAATTTCTGGTCTTTGCGCTCTTTCTGGCCTTTTTACTGATCCTGCTGCCGCCGCTCATTCTCAGACTCTGGGCTTGCCGGCCCATTCCGGAAGGCCCCTTCCGCATGCGGATTGCCGCCTTTTGCGCGGCCCAGAACTTTCGTGCCGGGCTTTACTTCTGGCCCCTTATGGGTGGACAGGCCCTGACGGCCGCCATCCTGGGGCTGCTGCCGCGGCTGCGCTATCTCCTCTTTACCCCGGCGCTGGCCGAAACTTTGGGCGAAGCGGAGCTGCAAAGCGTGATTGCCCATGAAATCGGGCACGTATATCACCATCATCTCCTCTGGTACGCGGCGATCTTCTGCGGCTTCAGCCTGACTCTGGCCGTCCTGGCTCCGCTGGCGCAGTCCTGGATCATGGCTTCGACCCTGTTCCCCCTCATGATGCGATACCTGCCGCTTTCGCCGGAAACACTGGCAGACGCCATCACCGCCGTGCCGCTGCTGGCTCTGGTGCTGTTGTATTTTCGTTTTGTGTTCGGCTTTTTCCTGCGCAACTTCGAGCGGCAGGCCGACAGCCACGTGTTCAGGGCCCTGGGCACTGCCGGCCCGCTCGTCAGCGCCTTTTTCGTCATCGCCCGGGCCTGCGGCGGCCGGCGGGAACGCCACAACTGGCACCACTTTTCCCTGGACGAACGGGTGGCCTGGCTGAACCGCTGCGAGAGCGAACCCGCCCTGGTGGGCGCCCAGCACCGCAGGATACGCCGGGCCCTGGCGCTGTATTTCCTGATTTTGGCCTGCCTGTGCGGCCTCGGCCTCCTGGCTGACCGGGAAAGCCTTGCCGCCAGGGCAGAAAATCAATACACTGAGACCGTGTTGCAGGCGGCGGTGCAGCGAAGCCCGGAGGGATGCGAGCCGCTCCTGGACCTGGCCGATTTTTATGCCGAAACCGGACGGGAGTCTGCAGCCCTCTCCGGCTACGAGGCCGCGCTGTCCCGGCCTGAGGGGCAGTGCGGCAAGGCCCTCAGGGTCCGGCTCTGGAACAATCTGGCCTGGCTGCTGCTGAGCGCCGAAACCCCGGGGCTGCGCAACCGGGAGCGGGCGCTGTCCCTGGCCGACCGTGCGGCCGCCCTGGCGCAGAACGCGCCCGTTTTGGACACCTTGGCCACCGCGCTCTGGGCCAACGAACGACCGGATCTGGCCCTGCACATTCTGGACCGGGCCGCCCGGCTCGACCCGCAGCACGTGCAACATTACGATGCACAGCGGAAACGCTTTCGCGGCAGATGGCTGGCGAACCCCTAA